One Oscillospiraceae bacterium genomic window, TTGGCTGACGCATTTGGATGAAAGTAAAGTTTTTACGCTGGTTGACGCACAAAAACGTGGAATTTTAGAGGACACGCCCCCGCGTGCCCCGCACGACGTAGAGCGCGTGCGCTTCCGTCAACCATCAACCGATAAAAACAGCACCATTATTTTGCGCACACTATTGCCACGCCGACTGCGCAACTATTTGCGCGACCGGCGTATGCCCTATCCGCATGTCATTGGGGCAAAATGCACAGGCTGTGCCGATTGCCGGCGCATTTGCCCCGAAGAGGCGATTGAAGTGGCGGGTAAAAAGGCGCATATTCTACGCGAAAAGTGCATTCGCTGTCTGTGCTGCCATGAGGTTTGCCCACCTAAGGCGATGGAGTTAAAGCGATGATTGTTGAGAAAGCCTACGCCAAAATTAATTTAACGCTTGACGTCCTCGGCAAGCGCGCTGACGGCTATCATGAACTGCGCTCTGTGATGCAGACGATTTCGCTGCATGACGAGTTGACACTTACGCCCAACGACAGCGAGTCATTGACGGTTGGCAGCAACTGCCCCGGCTTGCCGGCCGACGAAGGCAATTTAGCCATTAAGGCAGCTAACGTATTTTATGCTGCGACAGGCATTGCGCGGCAAGGGCTGCATATTCATATTGACAAACGCATTCCCGTTTGCGCCGGTTTGGGTGGCGGCAGTGCCGACGCCGCGGCGGTGTTGCGCGGACTCAATGTGATTCACGGTGACTTTTTGTCTATGGACGACTTAATTGAACTTGCGGCGCAGGTCGGGTCTGACGTGCCGTTTTGCATCCGTGGCGGCACACAGCTGGCTTGCGGTCGCGGAGAGATTTTAACACAGTTGCCGCCGTTGCCCGAGTGCTGCTTTATTCTCTGCCAAATTGGGCATAAGACATCAACAGCTGACGTGTTTGCGCAATTTTCTGGCTTGGCGGGAACGAACACAATTCGTTCCTATACAGACGAGATGATTGTAGCTTTGCGGGCACAAGACTTGCCCAAAATCGGCGAATGTTTGGGCAACGCACTGGCAGGCGATGTATCTTTTTCGGCAACGCGTGAGACATTAGAGTTATTAAAACAATCGGGCGCGTTAGGCGTATCCGTCAGCGGCGCGGGGCCGACAGCGTTTGGACTATTTAGCGGCAATTCGCCGCCGACATTGGCGCTTGCGAGCGCAGGACGGGAGTTAAAGGATAAATGCGACCAAAACGAAAACTTATTCTCTCCGCCGTATTGGCCGTGGCAACCATTGTGCCGTGGCTGATTGCCGGGCGTTGGAACGGCACGGTTACAGCTTTTTTTCGCCCTATTTCGCGCGTGTTGTCACGTATACTGGGCTATATCTTCTCGCCGTTTCCGTTTGCCGTCTTTGAATGGCTGATTGTGCTTGCCGTTATCGGCTTGATTGCCTTATTGGTGCGACTGATCGTGCAACTTGTCAAAACTCGCGGCAAACGCAAGCAGTGTTTGGGCAAAGCAGCTGCGTCACTGTTGGTCGGTGTTTTGTCCGTCGCTTTTTCGTTTACGTGGTTGTGGGGCTTAAACTATGTCGCACCGCCGCTGCACGAGGTGATGGACTTACCTATGCGTGCACATGAGGAAGCGTTTCTCATCCAAGTCACTGTCCATCTCGCCGAACGCGCCAACGAAATCGCACCGCTCGTGCCACGACATGAAAACAATCGCACCATCTATCGCAGCGTACGAGCCAGCAATGCCTCAGCGTTGCAAGGCTTTGCTGCTTTGGCGGAAGATAATAGGCTCTTTCACGCCGCTTCGCCTGGCACCAAGCGGCTGACATTTCACGGATTCTACTCAGCGTTTGGTGTAGCCGGCATGTATTTTCCCTTCACCGGCGAAGGCGGCGTTAACCCTGATACGCCTGCCGCAGTGCTACCTTTTATCGTGACACATGAGATTGCACACAGGCTAGGTCTGGCGCGCGAAGATGAGGCAAACTTTGTCGCTTTTCTTGCCGCTCGCGCGTCTGATGACCCGATGACACGCTACTCGGGCTACTTGAATGCCTTGATCTACTGTTGGAACGCCCTGTCGACAGGCGGACAGCGTGAAGTCGCACCGCTATTGGGTGAATATATTTTAGCGGATTGGCGCGAGATTGGTGAACATTTTGAGCGTCATGCCGGCCCGGCGAGGGACTTCGGTGAACGCGTCAATCATGGCTATTTACAGGCCATGGGACAGCCTGAGGGCGTGGACAGCTATGGCATGGTGGTCGATTTGATTTTGGCATATTTCTACAAGCATGGAACGTAACACCTATTTATACTGCCCGGCGCGCCGAAGACGCCGCGCCTTACATATTTGGAGGATATTTTATGAGAAAAACATTTAACCGATTCTGTTATAAATATGAGAAGTTCGGCATTAGCAATTTGATGTATTATATTGCCGGCGGGTATATCATTACATTTATCGCTGAAATCGCCGCTCGCGCGAACGGAAACAGCATTATACCTATGCTGACCTTTAATCTAAATGCCATTTTGCAAGGTCAAATTTGGCGTTTGTTGACATTCTTGCTTATCCCGCCTACGATGGATGTACTTTTCGTCGTCTTTGCTATTTTGTTTGCTGTCTTCGCGGGACGCTCGCTCGAAGCAGCGTGGGGCAAGATGCGCTTGACTATCTATTACTTTTCCGGCGCGCTGTTATCGATACTTGTAGCGACGGGATTTACGCTGTTGACCGGTTTTTCCCTGCCCATCGACAATACATTTTTGAATCTATCACTCATCATGGCGTTCGGCACAGTATTTCCCGACCAAGAAGTGCGTTTAATGCTCATTCTGCCTGTTCCGGCAAAAGTTTTTGCTCTTATCGGTGGTGCTTCCATCTTAATTATGGCGTTTCGAGTAGGCTGGCCGCTAATGTTGATACCTTTGGTGGCTATTGGTAACTACTTACTCTTCTTTGCCCCCGATGCTTGGGCAATGCTGCACAAGCAACCCGCACGGCAGCGACAGCGTAGCGCACAATTTCGTCAGCAAGTCAGGCCAAAATCGAACAAGCAGGCTCGCCACACTTGCGCTGTTTGCGGCATCACAGATATTGATGATCCGGGCATGGAATTCCGTTATTGCTCGCTGTGCAAGGATTATTTGTGCTATTGCTCGAAGCATTTATTTGGACACGAGCATAAGTAGGCTCTGCCAAACAACCATGCACATCCCGCTCACTCTATCCCAGCAACAACACTAACATAATCAACAGTTCCATGTTTTCCCCGAGAGCAGCCGTTGCCCCGCTGCTGTCTTGCAGCATGAGCAGCAACAGTATGAGCAACAACATATCGTTGTTGCCCGAGCGTTTGACGGGCGTCGCCTCAGGCGACTTGAGTTCAAGAGTCGGCGTTTTGTTTTTTTGTGATTCAACAGGCGGCGTGTCGAGGTCGCCGCGTCCCACACTGTTTTCCGCATTTTCCGACTTCATATAACGGCTGTACATGACAATCAACCTCCGTTATTCCGATTATTCCAACAATTTTCCCAACAAACCGCCGCTACCGAATGTTTCCATGGCAATCTTAGCCGTTGCCGCCAGCTTAATCATGCGAACAGCTCGATCCATCTGCCCATGACGACTCTCATGCATATACGGCTTTAAGGCATGAATCAACCGCGTGCGATGGTCTTCCGGTTTACTATATTCGCTCAGAATGCGCGACATGCCATTGAGTATCCCGGGGTCCATGTTGGCGACCATGCGCATTAAATTGCCCGCATCGCCCATCGGCGTAAGAC contains:
- a CDS encoding DUF3810 domain-containing protein, translating into MRPKRKLILSAVLAVATIVPWLIAGRWNGTVTAFFRPISRVLSRILGYIFSPFPFAVFEWLIVLAVIGLIALLVRLIVQLVKTRGKRKQCLGKAAASLLVGVLSVAFSFTWLWGLNYVAPPLHEVMDLPMRAHEEAFLIQVTVHLAERANEIAPLVPRHENNRTIYRSVRASNASALQGFAALAEDNRLFHAASPGTKRLTFHGFYSAFGVAGMYFPFTGEGGVNPDTPAAVLPFIVTHEIAHRLGLAREDEANFVAFLAARASDDPMTRYSGYLNALIYCWNALSTGGQREVAPLLGEYILADWREIGEHFERHAGPARDFGERVNHGYLQAMGQPEGVDSYGMVVDLILAYFYKHGT
- a CDS encoding PLATZ transcription factor family protein, which produces MRKTFNRFCYKYEKFGISNLMYYIAGGYIITFIAEIAARANGNSIIPMLTFNLNAILQGQIWRLLTFLLIPPTMDVLFVVFAILFAVFAGRSLEAAWGKMRLTIYYFSGALLSILVATGFTLLTGFSLPIDNTFLNLSLIMAFGTVFPDQEVRLMLILPVPAKVFALIGGASILIMAFRVGWPLMLIPLVAIGNYLLFFAPDAWAMLHKQPARQRQRSAQFRQQVRPKSNKQARHTCAVCGITDIDDPGMEFRYCSLCKDYLCYCSKHLFGHEHK
- the ispE gene encoding 4-(cytidine 5'-diphospho)-2-C-methyl-D-erythritol kinase codes for the protein MIVEKAYAKINLTLDVLGKRADGYHELRSVMQTISLHDELTLTPNDSESLTVGSNCPGLPADEGNLAIKAANVFYAATGIARQGLHIHIDKRIPVCAGLGGGSADAAAVLRGLNVIHGDFLSMDDLIELAAQVGSDVPFCIRGGTQLACGRGEILTQLPPLPECCFILCQIGHKTSTADVFAQFSGLAGTNTIRSYTDEMIVALRAQDLPKIGECLGNALAGDVSFSATRETLELLKQSGALGVSVSGAGPTAFGLFSGNSPPTLALASAGRELKDKCDQNENLFSPPYWPWQPLCRG